TATCTGGCCGCCTGCGGCCAGGGCGTTCCGGTAAAATTCACATCCCTCGATACTTCCGGTGCAGTTGGTGGCTGCCAGGGCATGATGAGGACTGTTGCAGACAGTGATGCCCTTCAGGGTTATCCGGCAGCCGTCAATCATCAGTCCGCGGGTGCCATCTGTGCCGTTATTGTCAAATACCGTATCCCGGATATTGATTATTGCCCCGCCACTGGCTGCCAGTCCTGGTTTGGCACTTCTCTCGACCCTGCCGCCGGTCATATCCAGGAGGGTTTCGCTGCCGCTGGCCATAATGTTCGGAGAGCCCTGCGTGCCGTCCAGACTGCACCCGCTCATCCTGACGGATGCGCCTGACTGAACGGTAAGGTTTGGCCCCAGACCGCATTGACCGTTGTTGCTGATGGTGCAGTTTTCCAGCACTACGGAGGTTCCGGGGTCGAAGATGCCGATACCCGCCCTGCCGCTGTGGCTGATGGTCGTATTTCTGATGGTGGCAGATGAAGCGCCGAGCACTGCCAGGCCGGCAGTCCCGCCGGTATTCTCCCCGGCAGTCCCCCCGTCACTCCCATCAGTAGCGCCATTATAGTCGAGCGTATTGCCGGTGATCAGCCCGGCAACCGACCCGCCGATAACCGTGATGCCGGGTGCGGCATTATATTCGATCACATTGTCGCGAATCTCGGTTACGTCCGAAGAGATAATGCCGATTCCGGCTGCTCCGTTGTGGTGGATCCTGTTCGTGGATTCAAGTCTTACCACGATCCTCCCGGCTGATGAGCCCTCATGGCCGATTCCGGCGAGGGCATTATGGTGAAGGTCATTCCGGCTGATCTCACCAACCCTGGCCCCCTGAGACAGGCCGATCCCGGCTGCGCCGTTTTCGTATGACTCATTGTCCGTGATCAGCTCACAGCGTGCGCCGCCGCGCAAACCGATTCCAGCGTCATGATTG
The bacterium genome window above contains:
- a CDS encoding right-handed parallel beta-helix repeat-containing protein; this encodes GECGAGIGADETGGFDPKTGKIVYHLIEGNYVNGAANAAIGCRCGDSGSGYVRIISNEVTGAGRKGMGSGIGLNGVIHASEISHNFTYGNHDAGIGLRGGARCELITDNESYENGAAGIGLSQGARVGEISRNDLHHNALAGIGHEGSSAGRIVVRLESTNRIHHNGAAGIGIISSDVTEIRDNVIEYNAAPGITVIGGSVAGLITGNTLDYNGATDGSDGGTAGENTGGTAGLAVLGASSATIRNTTISHSGRAGIGIFDPGTSVVLENCTISNNGQCGLGPNLTVQSGASVRMSGCSLDGTQGSPNIMASGSETLLDMTGGRVERSAKPGLAASGGAIINIRDTVFDNNGTDGTRGLMIDGCRITLKGITVCNSPHHALAATNCTGSIEGCEFYRNALAAGGQITISRSNLRIVRNVLHDPAGLHHQIALLEGSDCRVYHNTIVGKADGKGGPFNQGPGDGLHVDATSRADVRNNIFSCLPRGISRGVNRNDQEEIVAEGRVQASQNCFYQMAGFSDKGIVGDKVILDDPLLTSSYCLMLHSPCIDAAELIPGVNEVFNGLAPDIGAKEKEEEEIE